From Enoplosus armatus isolate fEnoArm2 chromosome 23, fEnoArm2.hap1, whole genome shotgun sequence, a single genomic window includes:
- the LOC139305975 gene encoding butyrophilin subfamily 3 member A2-like isoform X2, producing MVSRLLLAAGLLCCSSGQSSLHGPPEKLLGFAGGDVILPCSYNVTVHSDVPTVEWSKEGLEPDVIFLYRGGYETPEMKNPAFEYRTSFIWKELKDGNISLRISDLKPSDTGKYQCLRLWENAPQDITTVELTVGAVSEPKLSVVSAEGAGVTLQCEAGCWPLEPEVRFLDDQGNEIQADDPKRNVSGCYTVTRRVTLQEANKRVACRVHQPEINRTRDTHVLIAGDCVASCTLTTGLAVGGTVLFFLLFIFSGGLAVLYKKCGKYAEGQKSAVSRQSSDQSTLSGASESEPFLENVKAENTANSVIEDLRRQVADLKSELCEKEETIRRLQGNSSSPSHVVCQLDQPTMVCSAAAPNPPASGSLPQSQGPNPGISRRTSDAAPDRPLYRNRHVKSSPALFDSAGPSSSSSATSSKKKIHRFSRSLSESHARPGPNVPKLQRRHSSFSFLPSSPTENRFLLLADLTEESD from the exons ATGGTGTCTCGCCTGCTGCTGGCGGCCGGcctgctgtgctgcagctcag GACAATCCTCGCTTCATGGTCCACCAGAGAAGCTCCTGGGCTTTGCTGGCGGCGACGTCATTCTGCCCTGCAGTTACAACGTCACTGTCCACAGCGACGTCCCAACAGTGGAGTGGTCCAAGGAAGGCCTGGAGCCCGACGTCATCTTCTTGTACCGGGGCGGCTATGAGACGCCCGAGATGAAGAATCCGGCCTTCGAGTACAGGACGAGCTTCATCTGGAAGGAACTGAAAGACGGAAACATCTCATTAAGGATCTCCGACTTGAAGCCGTCTGATACAGGGAAGTACCAGTGCTTGAGGCTCTGGGAGAATGCCCCCCAGGACATTACAACAGTGGAGCTGACCGTGG GCGCCGTTTCGGAGCCGAAGCTCTCCGTGGTTTCAGCCGAGGGAGCGGGAGTGACTCTTCAGTGCGAGGCGGGCTGCTGGCCGCTGGAACCTGAGGTCCGCTTTCTGGATGATCAAGGAAACGAAATCCAGGCTGATGACCCAAAAAGAAATGTCAGCGGATGTTACACCGTGACACGAAGAGTGACTCTCCAGGAGGCGAACAAAAG AGTCGCCTGCAGAGTTCACCAGCCGGAGATCAACCGGACCAGGGACACACACGTTCTCATAGCAG GTGACTGCGTGGCGTCCTGCACTCTCACCACTGGCCTCGCTGTTGGAGGGacggttttattttttttactttttattttttcaggtgGATTAGCTGTTCTGTACAAGAAATGTGGCAAATATG CGGAGGGACAGAAGTCAGCAGTGAGCAGGCAGTCGTCAGATCAAAGTACACTGAGCGGAGCCTCTGAAAGTGAGCCCTTCCTGGAGAATGTCAAGGCTGAAAACACGGCGAACAGCGTCATTGAGGATCTGAGACGACAGGTGGCCGACCTCAAGTCAGAGCTTTGTGAGAAAGAAGAGACCATCCGCCGGCTGCAGGGCAACAGTTCTTCTCCGAGTCATGTAGTTTGCCAGCTCGACCAGCCAACGATGGTCTGCAGTGCTGCAGCCCCCAACCCTCCGGCGTCTGGCAGCTTACCCCAGAGTCAGGGTCCCAATCCTGGCATCTCACGACGAACCAGCGATGCAGCACCCGACCGCCCGCTCTATAGAAACCGTCACGTCAAAAGCAGCCCTGCTCTGTTTGACTCTGCAGGGCCGTCCAGCTCCTCTTCAGCCACCAGCTCAAAGAAAAAGATCCACCGTTTCAGCCGTTCGTTGAGTGAGTCTCACGCTCGGCCCGGTCCGAACGTTCCCAAGCTTCAGCGACGAcattcctctttttcctttctacCGTCGAGCCCGACCGAGAACCGCTTCTTGCTGCTGGCAGATTTAACAGAAGAATCAGATTAG